The following are from one region of the Salvia splendens isolate huo1 chromosome 2, SspV2, whole genome shotgun sequence genome:
- the LOC121786189 gene encoding tRNA (adenine(58)-N(1))-methyltransferase catalytic subunit TRMT61A-like codes for MLPTDSTKTLSFNRCITEGDLVIVYERHDVMKAVQVSEKGVLQNRFGMFKHSDWIGKPFGSKIFSSKGGFVYLLAPTPELWTLVLSHRTQILYIADISFVVMYLEIVPGCVVLESGTGSGSLSTSLARAVAPHGHVYTFDFHEQRAASAREDFERIGLSSLVTVGVRDIQGEGFPDEFLGRADSVFLDLPQPWLAIPSAAKMLQQDGVLCSFSPCIEQVQRSCETLKSSFTDIRTFEILLHTYEVREGHLPSWQDGDGVLASLKGCKKRQRSTNGQENSRPQTVLARRMGETRGHTGYLTFARLNCIR; via the exons ATGTTGCCAACTGATTCAACCAAAACGCTATCCTTCAACCGCTGCATAACGGAGGGAGATTTGGTCATTGTGTATGAGCGGCACGACGTGATGAAGGCTGTACAAGTTTCGGAGAAGGGGGTTTTACAGAACCGTTTTGGTATGTTCAAGCATTCTGATTGGATTGGGAAGCCGTTCGGCTCTAAGATCTTCAGCAGTAAAGGCGGATTCGTTTATTTATTGGCTCCGACGCCTGAGCTGTGGACTCTGGTTTTGAGCCACAGGACGCAAATTCTATATATTGCGGATATAAGTTTCGTGGTTATGTATTTGGAGATTGTTCCTGGTTGCGTGGTGCTTGAATCCGGCACGGGAAGTGGATCCTTGTCTACTTCTCTTGCACGTGCTGTTGCTCCCCATGGCCATGTTTATACGTTTGATTTCCATGAACAGAGGGCTGCTTCAGCCAG GGAGGATTTTGAACGCATAGGATTGAGTAGTTTGGTGACGGTTGGTGTGAGAGACATACAAGGTGAGGGTTTCCCAGATGAATTCTTGGGAAGGGCGGATTCTGTTTTCCTCGACCTGCCTCAGCCATGGCTAGCGATTCCTTCTGCTGCAAAAATGCTGCAGCAAGATGGGGTCTTGTGCTCCTTCTCTCCCTGTATTGAGCAAGTGCAGAGATCTTGTGAGACACTCAAATCATCCTTTACCG ATATAAGAACATTTGAGATACTCCTCCACACATATGAAGTTCGAGAAGGGCACTTGCCAAGTTGGCAGGATGGTGATGGGGTTTTGGCATCTCTTAAGGGTTGCAAGAAAAGACAACGGTCCACAAATGGACAGGAGAATTCTCGACCTCAGACTGTCTTGGCTAGACGAATGGGTGAGACGAGGGGGCATACGGGTTACTTGACATTTGCTAGACTCAATTGCATCAGGTAG
- the LOC121786160 gene encoding delta-aminolevulinic acid dehydratase 1, chloroplastic-like isoform X1: MASMTINSVNFGTAKGVKFEYVGLKVLQNVTCEKPHSVKFAPRTLTVNAAKAHSDGPVKKMGKSDEECEAAVVAGIVPEAPPVPPKPSAPAGTPLVTPLPLSKRPRRNRRSPRAAFQETSISPANLVYPLFIHEGEEDTPIGAMPGCYRLGWRHGLVEEVGKARDVGVNSIVLFPKVPDALKTSTGDEAYNNNGLVPRTIRLLKDKYPDLVIYTDVALDPYSSDGHDGIVREDGVIMNDETVHQLCKQAVSQARAGADVVSPSDMMDGRIGAIRAALDAEGFQHVSIMSYTAKYQMNPANYREALIETHEDEAEGADILLVKPGLPYLDIIRLLRDNSSLPVAAYQVSGEYSMIKAGGVLKMIDEERVMMESLMCLRRAGADIILTYFALQAARCMCGEKR; encoded by the exons ATGGCTTCAATGACGATCAACTCAGTGAATTTTGGGACTGCTAAAGGTGTGAAATTTGAGTATGTAGGGCTGAAAGTGCTTCAGAATGTCACTTGTGAAAAGCCTCACTCGGTCAAATTTGCACCAAGGACCCTCACAGTGAATGCTGCTAAGGCTCACAGTGACGGGCCGGTTAAGAAGATGGGAAAGAGCGATGAGGAGTGTGAGGCCGCTGTCGTTGCTGGGATTGTTCCAGAAGCCCCCCCTGTGCCCCCAAAGCCATCTGCACCGGCCGGGACCCCTCTCGTCACCCCCCTT CCGCTTAGTAAAAGACCAAGGAGGAATCGCAGATCACCGAGGGCTGCATTCCAAGAAACTAGTATAAGCCCTGCAAACCTGGTTTATCCACTTTTCATTCATGAAG GAGAAGAAGACACTCCGATTGGAGCAATGCCTGGATGTTATAGGCTTGGATGGAGACATGGACTTGTGGAAGAG GTTGGTAAGGCTCGAGATGTTGGTGTTAACAGCATCGTGCTATTCCCAAAAGTCCCCGATGCTTTGAAG ACTTCCACAGGCGACGAAGCTTATAACAACAACGGGCTGGTGCCAAGAACGATAAGACTTCTTAAAGACAAGTATCCTGATCTT GTTATATACACTGACGTTGCTTTAGATCCGTATTCCTCCGATGGGCACGATGGCATTGTTAGGGAAGATG GAGTTATCATGAATGATGAAACTGTACATCAGCTCTGTAAACAAGCAGTTTCTCAG GCCAGAGCAGGAGCCGATGTTGTGAGCCCCAGTGATATGATGGATGGTCGTATCGGGGCTATTCGAGCTGCTCTGGATGCTGAAGGATTTCAGCACGTCTCCATTATGTCTTACACAGCCAA GTACCAAATGAATCCAGCTAACTATAGAGAAGCCCTTATCGAAACCCATGAGGACGAGGCTGAAGGGGCTGATATCCTTCTG GTCAAGCCGGGTCTACCTTACCTCGACATTATACGCCTTCTGAGGGATAACTCTTCTTTGCCCGTTGCAGCATACCAG GTGTCGGGCGAATACTCGATGATCAAGGCTGGCGGGGTTCTGAAAATGATAGACGAGGAGAGGGTGATGATGGAGTCGCTGATGTGTCTTCGACGAGCAGGCGCAGACATCATCCTCACATATTTTGCTTTGCAAGCCGCTAGATGCATGTGTGGGGAGAAGAGGTGA
- the LOC121786160 gene encoding delta-aminolevulinic acid dehydratase, chloroplastic-like isoform X2, translating into MASMTINSVNFGTAKGVKFEYVGLKVLQNVTCEKPHSVKFAPRTLTVNAAKAHSDGPVKKMGKSDEECEAAVVAGIVPEAPPVPPKPSAPAGTPLVTPLPLSKRPRRNRRSPRAAFQETSISPANLVYPLFIHEGEEDTPIGAMPGCYRLGWRHGLVEEVGKARDVGVNSIVLFPKVPDALKTSTGDEAYNNNGLVPRTIRLLKDKYPDLVIYTDVALDPYSSDGHDGIVREDGVIMNDETVHQLCKQAVSQARAGADVVSPSDMMDGRIGAIRAALDAEGFQHVSIMSYTAKYASSFYGPFREALDSNPRFGDKKTYQMNPANYREALIETHEDEAEGADILLVKPGLPYLDIIRLLRDNSSLPVAAYQVSGEYSMIKAGGVLKMIDEERVMMESLMCLRRAGADIILTYFALQAARCMCGEKR; encoded by the exons ATGGCTTCAATGACGATCAACTCAGTGAATTTTGGGACTGCTAAAGGTGTGAAATTTGAGTATGTAGGGCTGAAAGTGCTTCAGAATGTCACTTGTGAAAAGCCTCACTCGGTCAAATTTGCACCAAGGACCCTCACAGTGAATGCTGCTAAGGCTCACAGTGACGGGCCGGTTAAGAAGATGGGAAAGAGCGATGAGGAGTGTGAGGCCGCTGTCGTTGCTGGGATTGTTCCAGAAGCCCCCCCTGTGCCCCCAAAGCCATCTGCACCGGCCGGGACCCCTCTCGTCACCCCCCTT CCGCTTAGTAAAAGACCAAGGAGGAATCGCAGATCACCGAGGGCTGCATTCCAAGAAACTAGTATAAGCCCTGCAAACCTGGTTTATCCACTTTTCATTCATGAAG GAGAAGAAGACACTCCGATTGGAGCAATGCCTGGATGTTATAGGCTTGGATGGAGACATGGACTTGTGGAAGAG GTTGGTAAGGCTCGAGATGTTGGTGTTAACAGCATCGTGCTATTCCCAAAAGTCCCCGATGCTTTGAAG ACTTCCACAGGCGACGAAGCTTATAACAACAACGGGCTGGTGCCAAGAACGATAAGACTTCTTAAAGACAAGTATCCTGATCTT GTTATATACACTGACGTTGCTTTAGATCCGTATTCCTCCGATGGGCACGATGGCATTGTTAGGGAAGATG GAGTTATCATGAATGATGAAACTGTACATCAGCTCTGTAAACAAGCAGTTTCTCAG GCCAGAGCAGGAGCCGATGTTGTGAGCCCCAGTGATATGATGGATGGTCGTATCGGGGCTATTCGAGCTGCTCTGGATGCTGAAGGATTTCAGCACGTCTCCATTATGTCTTACACAGCCAA GTATGCTAGCTCATTTTACGGCCCTTTCCGAGAAGc cttagactcAAATCCGAGATTCGGAGACAAAAAGAC GTACCAAATGAATCCAGCTAACTATAGAGAAGCCCTTATCGAAACCCATGAGGACGAGGCTGAAGGGGCTGATATCCTTCTG GTCAAGCCGGGTCTACCTTACCTCGACATTATACGCCTTCTGAGGGATAACTCTTCTTTGCCCGTTGCAGCATACCAG GTGTCGGGCGAATACTCGATGATCAAGGCTGGCGGGGTTCTGAAAATGATAGACGAGGAGAGGGTGATGATGGAGTCGCTGATGTGTCTTCGACGAGCAGGCGCAGACATCATCCTCACATATTTTGCTTTGCAAGCCGCTAGATGCATGTGTGGGGAGAAGAGGTGA